In Lotus japonicus ecotype B-129 chromosome 5, LjGifu_v1.2, one genomic interval encodes:
- the LOC130717861 gene encoding BTB/POZ and MATH domain-containing protein 2-like, translating to MGRVLLETSSPFSTSSSPSPPPATTSSTSITDTVKGSHRFKITGYSLSKGIGIGKYIASDIFSVGGYDWAIYFYPDGKSAEDNGSYVSLFIALASEGTDVRALFELTLLDQSGKERHKVHSHFERTLESGPYTLKYRGSMWGYKRFFKRTALEASDYLKDDCLSVTCSVGVVKSHTEGPHLFSISVPPSDINRQFGNLLESGKGSDVSFEVNGEAFAAHKLVLAARSPVFKAQLFGPMRDQTQCIKVEDMEAPVFKALLHYIYWDSLPDLQELTGLNSKWATALMAQHLLAAADRYGLERLKLMCEACLIEDVAINTVATTLALAEQHHCFPLKSVCLKFIAKPENLRAVMQTDGFEHLKESCPSVLSELLQYVASYTEHSDFMSKHGNEAVLDGGDMNGRRVKQRLQV from the exons ATGGGTAGAGTCCTGCTGGAAACCTCGAGCCCGTTCTCGACTTCCTCATCACCGTCACCTCCGCCGGCGACCACCTCGTCGACGTCGATCACCGACACCGTGAAGGGCTCGCACCGTTTCAAGATCACTGGGTACTCTCTGTCCAAAGGAATTGGGATTGGGAAGTACATAGCTTCCGACATTTTCTCTGTTGGTGGGTACGATTGGGCGATCTACTTCTACCCTGATGGCAAGAGCGCCGAGGACAATGGCTCCTATGTGTCTCTCTTCATCGCGCTTGCGAGTGAAGGTACCGATGTTCGGGCGCTTTTCGAGTTGACCCTGCTGGATCAGAGTGGCAAGGAGAGGCACAAGGTCCATAGCCATTTTGAGAGGACTCTGGAGAGTGGGCCTTACACTCTGAAATACCGTGGGAGCATGTG GGGTTACAAGCGGTTTTTTAAGAGAACAGCACTAGAAGCATCAGACTATCTCAAAGACGATTGTCTTAGTGTTACTTGTAGTGTTGGTGTTGTGAAGTCGCACACTGAGGGCCCTCACTTGTTTTCAATCTCAGTACCACCTTCTGACATTAATCGGCAATTTGGGAACCTACTTGAAAGTGGCAAGGGCTCTGATGTGAGTTTTGAAGTGAATGGAGAAGCTTTTGCTGCTCATAAGTTGGTACTAGCAGCCCGCTCACCTGTTTTTAAAGCCCAACTTTTTGGTCCTATGAGAGATCAGACCCAGTGTATAAAAGTTGAAGACATGGAAGCTCCAGTTTTCAAG GCATTGCTGCATTATATATATTGGGACTCACTACCTGACTTGCAAGAGCTTACTGGGTTGAACTCAAAATGGGCAACTGCCTTAATGGCTCAGCATCTGCTAGCAGCAGCTGACCGGTACGGCTTAGAGAGGCTTAAGCTCATGTGCGAAGCGTGTCTCATTGAAGATGTTGCAATAAACACTGTGGCTACAACTTTAGCATTGGCAGAGCAGCACCACTGTTTCCCGCTTAAATCAGTTTGCCTGAAATTCATTGCAAAGCCTGAAAATCTCAGAG CTGTGATGCAAACTGATGGTTTTGAGCACTTGAAGGAAAGCTGTCCATCTGTTTTGTCTGAGCTATTGCAGTACGTGGCTAGTTATACCGAGCATTCAGACTTCATGAGCAAGCATGGCAATGAAGCAGTACTTGATGGCGGTGACATGAATGGAAGGCGCGTGAAGCAAAGGCTGCAAGTGTGA
- the LOC130718884 gene encoding uncharacterized protein LOC130718884, with protein MVSGSIFHFRKNSWPAEEYISKSTLQRFDYDSAAPPEQAWRRKLNSHANLLKEFKITFMEAIKMVRLGIRMWSYVREEASHGRKAPIDPFTRESCKPSASQGVPLGGMGSGSISRGFRGEFRQWQIIPGLCEPSPVMANQFSIFINREGGNKSFASVLAPGQHEGLVGSSKKADDQGISSWGWNLNGQHSTYHALFPRAWTIYDGEPDPELKISCRQISPFIPHNYKESSLPAAVFVYTLVNTGKERAKVSLLFTWANSIGGNSHLSGDHVNEPFIAEDGVSGVLLYHKTGKCNPPVTFAIAACETQNVSVSVLPSFGLSEGSSVTAKGMWSKMVKDGHFDRENFSSGPSIPSSPGETLCAAVSASTWVEPHGKCTVAFSLAWTSPKVKFVKGSSFQRRYTKFYGTSDRAAVDLAHDALTHYKRWEEEIEKWQGPVLKDETIPEWYKFTLFNELYFLVAGGTIWIDSPLQSPLVRSDRDQVNALQNAVVKVTEAKVDCRTREVVECTTDSTYDSTTSRGHNHVYENHFVDESHENESVDTLRRENSIGTHNTSTMMGQQYDDNDVGRFLYLEGVEYIMWCTYDVHFYASFALLALFPRIELNIQREFAKAVLCEDGRRVKFLAEGNWGIRKVYGAVPHDLGTHDPWFEMNAYNIHDTSKWKDLNPKFVLQVYRDFAATGDLQFGVDVWPAVRAAMEYMDQFDRDGDCLIENDGFPDQTYDTWTVHGVSAYCGCLWLAALQAAAAMALELGDRDFAESCKRKFMKAKPVFEEKLWNGSYFNYDSGSSGNSKSIQADQLAGQWYTASSGLPSLFDEPKIKSALRKVYDFNVMKIKGGRMGAVNGMHPNGKVDETCMQSREIWTGVTYGVAATMILSGMEEEAFRTAEGIFLAGWSEDGYGYWFQTPEAFTIDGHYRSLIYMRPLAIWGMQYALTLPKAILEAPKMNIMDRIHISPLNGGFSHNETGVRKIATKAKCFSNSVFNCAC; from the exons ATGGTTAGCGGGAGTATCTTTCATTTCAGAAAGAATTCATGGCCTGCTGAAGAGTATATAAGCAAATCCACTTTACAGCGT TTTGATTACGATAGTGCTGCTCCTCCTGAACAAGCTTGGAGAAGGAAATTGAACAGCCATGCCAATCTTCTTAAAgaatttaaaatcacttttatgGAAGCTATAAAGATG GTTCGATTAGGCATTCGCATGTGGTCATATGTTAGGGAAGAGGCTTCTCATGGAAGG AAAGCACCTATAGATCCTTTCACTCGAGAAAGTTGCAAGCCGTCTGCATCGCAAGGAGTTCCACTTGGTGGGATGGG GAGTGGCAGCATATCAAGAGGATTTAGAGGTGAGTTTAGACAATGGCAAATTATTCCTGGCTTATGTGAACCGTCACCTGTCATGGCCAACCAGTTCTCT ATTTTTATAAATAGAGAGGGAGGAAACAAAAGTTTTGCATCAGTTTTGGCTCCTGGACAGCATGAAGGTTTAGTAGG GTCTAGCAAGAAAGCTGATGATCAGGGCATATCATCATGGGGATGGAATCTAAATGGCCAGCATTCAACTTACCATGCTTTGTTTCCAAGAGCTTGGACAATATATGATG GCGAGCCAGATCCAGAACTAAAAATATCATGCCGGCAGATATCCCCTTTCATACCACATAATTATAAAGAAAGCAGTCTACCTGCTGCTGTTTTTGTCTATACG TTGGTAAACACTGGCAAGGAAAGAGCTAAAGTCAGCCTTCTATTTACTTGGGCG AATTCCATCGGTGGAAACTCACACTTGTCAGGAGATCATGTGAATGAACCTTTCAT AGCTGAAGATGGAGTCTCCGGTGTACTTCTATATCACAA AACAGGAAAATGCAACCCTCCTGTTACTTTTGCCATAGCTGCATGCGAGACACAGAATGTTAGTGTTTCTGTTTTGCCTAGTTTTGGGCTGTCTGAAGGAAGTAGCGTAACAGCAAAAGGAATGTGGAGTAAAATGGTGAAG GATGGGCATTTTGACCGGGAAAATTTCTCTTCTGGACCTAGTATTCCCTCATCACCTGGAGAGACACTATGTGCTGCTGTTTCTGCTTCCACTTGGGTAGAACCCCATGGAAAATGCACTGTTGCATTTAGTCTTGCATGGACATCTCCAAAAGTGAAGTTTGTAAAAGGAAGTTCTTTCCAAAG GAGATATACAAAATTTTATGGGACTTCTGATAGAGCTGCAGTGGACTTGGCCCATGATGCATTGACAC ATTACAAACGATGGGAagaagagattgagaaatgGCAGGGTCCTGTTCTTAAGGATGAGACAATACCTGAGTG GTACAAGTTTACATTGTTTAATGAACTCTACTTCCTTGTTGCTGGTGGAACGATTTGGATTG ACTCGCCATTGCAATCTCCGCTTGTGAGGAGTGACCGGGATCAGGTGAATGCGTTGCAAAATGCAGTTGTCAAAGTTACTGAAGCTAAAGTGGACTGCCGAACAAGGGAAGTTGTTGAGTGTACTACAGATAGTACCTATGATTCTACTACTTCTAGAGGGCATAATCATGTATATGAAAATCATTTTGTAGATGAGTCTCATGAAAATGAATCTGTGGATACTCTCAGAAGAGAAAACTCTATTGGCACTCACAATACCTCAACAATGATGGGCCAACAATATGATGATAATGATGTTGGAAGGTTCTTGTACTTGGAAGGAGTGGAATATATCATGTGGTGCACATATGATGTGCACTTTTATGCTTCATTTGCGCTTCTTGCACTCTTTCCTCGTATTGAATTAAATATACagcgtgagtttgctaaagctGTCTTGTGCGAGGACGGCAGAAGAGTTAAGTTTCTGGCAGAGGGAAACTGGGGGATTCGTAAGGTTTATGGGGCTGTGCCACATGATTTGGGTACACATGATCCGTGGTTTGAAATGAATGCTTACAACATTCATGATACTAGTAAATGGAAAGACCTGAACCCAAAATTTGTACTTCAGGTGTATCGAGATTTTGCTGCAACAGGTGATTTGCAATTTGGAGTTGACGTGTGGCCTGCTGTTCGTGCTGCAATGGAGTACATGGATCAATTTGATAGGGACGGCGATTGCCTTATTGAGAATGACGGGTTCCCTGATCAAACATACGATACATGGACGGTCCACGGTGTGAGTGCTTACTGTGGGTGTCTTTGGCTTGCTGCTCTTCAAGCTGCAGCTGCCATGGCCCTTGAACTAGGTGACAGAGATTTTGCGGAATCATGCAAGAGGAAGTTTATGAAGGCGAAGCCAGTTTTTGAAGAAAAACTGTGGAATGGTTCTTATTTTAACTATGACAGTGGATCAAGTGGTAATAGTAAATCCATTCAAGCAGATCAATTGGCTGGGCAATGGTATACAGCTTCCTCAGGGCTTCCCTCCCTTTTTGATGAACCTAAAATAAAAAGTGCTCTCCGTAAGGTTTATGATTTCAATGTAATGAAAATTAAAGGAGGCAGGATGGGTGCTGTAAATGGCATGCATCCCAATGGTAAGGTGGATGAGACCTGTATGCAGTCTCGCGAAATATGGACAGGTGTAACCTATGGTGTTGCTGCTACTATGATACTTTCCGGAATGGAAGAAGAGGCCTTCAGAACTGCTGAGGGTATATTTCTAGCAGGCTGGTCAGAAGATGGATACGG ATACTGGTTTCAGACTCCAGAGGCATTTACAATTGATGGGCACTACCGGTCTCTCATATATATGAGGCCACTGGCAATTTGGGGCATGCAATACGCATTAACTCTGCCTAAGGCAATTCTTGAGGCCCCTAAAATGAACATCATGGACAGAATCCATATATCCCCTCTTAATGGAGGATTCTCTCACAATGAAACAGGTGTGAGAAAGATTGCAACAAAAGCAAAATGCTTTAGCAATTCTGTGTTTAATTGTGCTTGCTGA